A window from Bombus pascuorum chromosome 12, iyBomPasc1.1, whole genome shotgun sequence encodes these proteins:
- the LOC132912689 gene encoding zinc finger protein 608-like isoform X2, which yields MATTPLGGRLPNVNRKGPSPFIGGGGGNSVNYGIGNDNNNKNSGTNNSNHVIKNSHHGNNNGGGNNNNSIVKNNNSRNNNNNTINNNGNHFNHRSNSHDNGSVNGCGCHVDSSHGKSCCAIECGNNNNGQLNGGNGANSIGGGKHNGGHIVGGNVGGGGGGGGGGGGGGGGGEHLSRKRERGLAGRDHREHRHHHHHHHHHHHHHHHQHHHQGRERSSSSSSSSSSGQQRESKASTVAANTDELDPAATNATNNFEYDDNEWDIGIGDLIIDLDADIEKTRDEKLSSGTGMASTPASAASASNTTNHHHHHHHHQLQSTANGLSSSNLIVATTASPNGCGQSSNSSSSSSSSSSSTSSVSSSSSLSSSLSSSSSSSSSCLSSSTVSSSALSSVSSSCVLNSTGRSNSPANGNASIVNSVGSNGTGNVNGCPAIVAGTASKQSNALVVGSVNSAHGNSGNSGKMAVEHSATVDKGLKMKIKRTKPGTKSSEAKHEIVKSNEINGTISSQDSGNGGSSTLSSSGSSVSDRSGGTSSSSSIGSTSIVAQNVQNSDCIAGGTGATGTGVGGSGGVGVGGSSGGGGGGGCSGGGGAGSGNGTGVGGGSASGCGVGVGGTGTVAGPGSGGGGTGGSGGVGGGSSTGGQSSSSSSSSSSSSSSSSSSSSSSSSNKSKTSHSGGSAGGTGSASSSTAGSKRGSSGHRRDKARDKHEKPQTNHTVNQQSKSEMNGTARLGGGGSSGGSSGGSSGGSVGGSSSGGGGGGGGQGQTSNGPGPGPGPGPGLGAGVIGVGAGAGAGAVAQSQGPPAAATAPQQNQGPPPSSRTGFSVSQGPGQPTSSAAAPCPPPSPASATAAGPAAKPEQTKLATVPGTGPPITTTPDDAMDTAASPPPPKKLKTSASEPKDMSDVCVGTSVGTITEPECLGPCEPGTSVTLEGIVWHETEGGVLVVNVTWRGKTYVGTLLDCTRHDWAPPRFCDSPTSDLDARTPKGRGKRGRAAANATTGNDLSNFTETRSSVHSKLRNGGAKGRRGAQGSPAASPSPAAFVPPRPDPAAKRKSRGPEEEDKNKRRAPPPTPPSGSPPASPVLLECPEPNCNKKYKHINGLKYHQSHAHGSADDDDTKEGITSMSENDESNIEAPSPATPVKSPADKPEGTPLRPVSPPTTGLPPETPPPPPRVASPSIEPPSTSVLSSESSKSIVKPGVLRFGQEDLPAPSSTIPTSARQQQQSAQQQQQQQQSNQLGSSNSPQSPSPRASQSPRSVPSPHPSANIPAPLNIPQPPQPSQMSQHSQQQNPLLQQSQQSLQPGQPGPLPPPQQQQLQSSQQLQSSIQQQQQQQLPTAHQLSVQHSLSAQLGQSAQAHVVQQAGLQQQQQPSQSGGLQGIASQHPALQSLSSQVSQQATGLQAAPPSQTGHPGQGVQPHLQPYQSVSLHAKMPQFKVKPTAALMPDQDKNKDPRSSSKPQGYKKKSRKSPGGSPHPSPLEAPIVDAAREDVQSPAYSDISDDAAPVLEAEPTDKSKQSQEKDGKATASAHLPPHFNMYPYYGQPPYLVPSVPESKPVDQKPSDLTPKQEMKPLNIPQMPTLASLQSVVAEKEKKELSQSVPQPQQQPHYYGGYGGYMPPGYPYQPPQPVSQQQQQQQQQQQQAQEQEMHEQKTKIKQEPQTQQQQQQQPSLKDKQHENHQILKESIEMKSQMSPYHVYHGGQSQRAAPPPPPSAPIQDDRRYYLYPGDQRRKEEASKQSQQAKPPPPSPKHQPKQEKPQDLGKNDDSKNKQEGVKPTMETQGPPPPPTSQYAYIHPGYMQPQHYSALPFDPGHPMYRGLSPMLVPGPYSGNPYLHQLPRYHAPEDLSRPPGGKALDLLQHHANQYYSAHKIHELQERALKSPTPKTSAASASPSSAGPTPSRPPSGPPSSVAGPGPPQSQAQQAQTKQQSQSGGQQSQQQQPPPVDAGTGTLTKDNRSPPPQRHVHTHHHTHVGLGYPLLTGQYPAPYGDLNIFLTMHAQGYVL from the exons ATGGCGACCACGCCACTAGGCGGTCGCCTCCCTAACGTAAACCGCAAAGGACCATCTCCGTTCAtcggtggtggtggtggcaACAGCGTAAATTACGGCATCGGCAACGATAACAATAACAAGAACAGCGGCACGAACAACAGCAATCACGTTATCAAAAATAGTCACCACGGTAACAACAACGGTGGAGGCAACAACAATAACAGTATCGTCAAAAATAATAACAGCcgcaacaacaataacaatacAATCAACAACAACGGCAACCACTTTAATCATCGTAGCAACAGCCACGATAACGGTAGTGTCAACGGCTGTGGGTGCCACGTGGACAGCAGCCACGGGAAAAGCTGTTGTGCGATCGAGTGCGGGAACAACAACAACGGGCAGCTCAACGGTGGCAACGGTGCTAACAGCATCGGCGGTGGCAAACACAACGGCGGACATATCGTTGGTGGCAACGTCGGAgggggaggaggaggaggaggaggaggaggaggaggcgGAGGCGGTGGTGAACACTTGTCCAGAAAACGGGAACGCGGGCTAGCAGGAAGAGATCATCGGGAGCACCGACATCACCATCATCATCACCATCATCatcaccatcatcatcatcaccaaCATCACCATCAAGGTCGAGAGagatcgtcgtcgtcgtcgtcgtcgtcgtcatcgggACAACAGCGCGAGTCTAAAGCAAGCACGGTGGCTGCAAACACCGATGAGCTGGATCCGGCCGCGACGAATGCGACCAATAACTTCGAATACGACGACAACGAATGGGATATCGGAATAGGAGATTTAATAATCGACCTTGATGCGGACATTGAGAAGACGAGGGACGAGAAATTGAGCTCAGGGACAGGCATGGCTTCTACGCCTGCCTCGGCAGCATCGGCATCGAATACCACgaatcatcatcatcatcatcatcatcatcaacTGCAAAGCACAGCGAACGGCTTGAGCTCGTCAAACTTGATCGTAGCTACGACAGCAAGTCCGAACGGTTGTGGTCAATCGTCAaactcgtcgtcgtcgtcgtcgtcgtcttcttcttcgactTCTTccgtctcttcttcttcgtcgttatCTTCGTCattatcgtcgtcgtcgtcgtcgtcatcctCTTGTTTATCCTCATCGACTGTGTCGTCGTCCGCCTTGTCGTCTGTGTCGTCGTCCTGCGTGTTAAACTCGACCGGACGATCGAACAGTCCCGCTAACGGGAACGCAAGTATCGTGAATAGCGTCGGTAGCAACGGTACCGGCAACGTGAACGGTTGCCCGGCGATCGTCGCGGGCACCGCTTCAAAACAGAGTAACGCCTTGGTGGTAGGTAGCGTTAACTCAGCGCACGGAAATTCTGGTAATTCGGGCAAAATGGCCGTTGAACACTCGGCCACCGTTGACAAAGGACTGAAAATGAAGATCAAACGTACGAAACCGGGTACGAAGAGCAGCGAGGCGAAACACGAAATCGTCAagtcgaatgaaataaatggaacGATATCGTCGCAGGATAGTGGGAACGGGGGTTCCAGTACCCTCTCCTCGAGTGGTTCGTCGGTGTCCGATCGGTCGGGGGGCACGAGTTCCTCATCGTCGATCGGCTCGACTTCGATCGTCGCTCAGAACGTTCAAAACTCGGACTGCATCGCGGGTGGAACCGGTGCAACCGGAACCGGTGTCGGCGGTAGTGGAGGTGTCGGTGTCGGTGGCAgtagtggtggtggtggtggtggtggttgTAGCGGCGGTGGCGGTGCTGGTAGCGGCAACGGTACCGGTGTCGGTGGCGGTAGTGCCAGCGGCTGTGGCGTCGGTGTCGGCGGAACTGGTACCGTCGCCGGGCCCGGATCCGGCGGCGGAGGTACCGGCGGTAGTGGAGGTGTCGGTGGTGGCAGTAGTACCGGTGGTCAGTCGTCGTCATCATCGtcttcgtcatcgtcgtcatcctcgtcctcgtcgtcttcgtcgtcgtcgtcttcgtcgAACAAATCGAAAACGAGTCATTCCGGAGGTTCCGCCGGTGGAACTGGAAGCGCATCTTCTTCGACCGCCGGGTCAAAAAGAGGATCGAGCGGACATCGCCGGGACAAAGCACGGGACAAGCACGAGAAGCCACAAACTAATCACACAGTCAATCAACAGAGCAAATCGGAGATGAACGGAACCGCAAGACTTGGTGGTGGTGGCAGCAGTGGTGGTAGCAGTGGAGGATCCAGCGGAGGCAGCGTTGGCGGTAGTAGCagtggcggcggcggtggcggcggcggaCAGGGTCAGACGTCGAACGGGCCGGGGCCGGGTCCAGGACCTGGACCAGGGTTGGGCGCCGGTGTCATCGGGGTTGGAGCCGGTGCCGGGGCTGGCGCGGTCGCGCAATCTCAGGGACCGCCAGCAGCCGCGACCGCCCCTCAGCAAAATCAGGGACCGCCGCCGAGTTCGCGGACGGGATTTTCGGTATCCCAGGGGCCTGGTCAGCCAACTAGCTCCGCTGCGGCACCGTGTCCACCCCCGAGTCCGGCCAGCGCGACGGCCGCTGGTCCGGCTGCCAAACCTGAACAGACCAAACTCGCCACGGTACCCGGTACCGGACCTCCGATCACTACGACGCCCGACGACGCCATGGATACCGCGGCCAGTCCTCCACCTCCGAAGAAACTGAAGACTTCCGCTTCCGAACCAAAG GACATGTCCGATGTGTGTGTCGGTACCAGCGTGGGGACCATCACCGAGCCGGAATGTCTGGGACCTTGCGAGCCTGGCACGTCGGTGACTCTCGAAGGGATAGTCTGGCACGAAACGGAAGGAG GTGTACTGGTGGTGAACGTAACATGGCGGGGGAAAACGTACGTTGGTACCTTGCTAGATTGCACTCGTCATGATTGGGCGCCACCGAGGTTCTGCGACTCTCCGACCAGCGATCTCGATGCAAGGACACCGAAGGGTCGAGGCAAGAGGGGGAGAGCCGCGGCGAACGCGACTACGGGCAACGACCTGAGTAACTTCACGGAAACGAGGAGTTCGGTGCACAGTAAATTACGAAATGGTGGCGCGAAGGGACGCCGTGGTGCGCAAGGTTCGCCAGCAGCGAGTCCGAGTCCGGCGGCCTTTGTCCCGCCTCGTCCGGATCCAGCGGCCAAGAGGAAATCCCGAGGTCCTgaggaagaagataaaaataagagaCGTGCTCCGCCACCCACACCGCCGAGCGGTTCGCCACCGGCTAGTCCAGTGTTGCTCGAATGCCCGGAACCGAACTGTAACAAAAAGTACAAACACATAAACGGGCTCAAGTATCACCAGAGTCACGCGCATGGCTCGGCGGATGACGACGACACCAAGGAGGGTATCACCAGCATGTCCGAGAACGACGAGAGCAATATCGAGGCACCGAGTCCGGCGACGCCGGTCAAATCGCCGGCGGACAAGCCCGAGGGAACACCACTCCGGCCGGTCAGCCCTCCTACGACCGGTTTACCGCCGGAAACACCACCACCTCCTCCACGCGTTGCTTCTCCAAGTATAGAACCTCCATCCACGTCCGTGCTATCCTCGGAAAGCAGTAAAAGCATCGTGAAGCCAGGTGTGCTGAGATTCGGACAGGAGGATCTGCCCGCACCGTCGTCGACGATACCCACTTCGGCGAGGCAACAGCAACAGTCGGcgcaacaacagcagcagcagcagcagtcGAACCAACTGGGCAGTTCGAACTCGCCTCAAAGTCCGAGTCCTCGAGCTAGTCAGTCGCCGAGATCGGTACCCTCGCCGCACCCGAGCGCAAACATTCCGGCTCCGTTAAATATTCCTCAGCCGCCCCAGCCGTCCCAAATGTCACAGCATTCGCAGCAACAGAATCCCCTTTTACAGCAAAGTCAACAATCGTTGCAGCCCGGTCAACCGGGACCACTACCTCCACCCCAGCAGCAGCAGCTTCAATCCAGTCAACAACTACAATCGTCTAtacaacagcagcagcagcaacagctgCCGACTGCTCACCAGCTGTCCGTGCAGCATTCGCTATCGGCGCAATTGGGTCAGTCGGCGCAAGCTCACGTGGTGCAGCAAGCTGGATtgcaacaacagcaacaaccgTCGCAGTCGGGCGGGTTGCAGGGTATCGCGAGCCAGCATCCGGCACTTCAAAGTTTGTCCAGCCAAGTATCGCAGCAAGCGACGGGCTTACAAGCGGCCCCTCCTTCGCAGACTGGTCACCCTGGGCAGGGTGTGCAACCACACTTGCAGCCCTACCAGAGCGTGTCGTTGCACGCGAAAATGCCACAATTCAAAGTTAAACCTACCGCGGCTCTGATGCCCGAccaggataaaaataaagaccCGAGGTCGTCGTCGAAACCTCAGGGATACAAGAAAAAGTCGAGAAAGTCGCCTGGCGGTAGCCCTCATCCGTCACCGTTGGAAGCACCGATCGTCGACGCAGCGCGAGAAGACGTTCAGAGTCCGGCCTACTCGGACATTTCCGATGACGCGGCTCCGGTGCTCGAGGCAGAGCCGACCGACAAGTCGAAACAGAGTCAGGAGAAGGACGGAAAAGCGACCGCCAGCGCGCACTTACCGCCTCATTTCAACATGTATCCGTATTACGGCCAACCGCCTTACCTCGTCCCGAGCGTTCCCGAGAGCAAGCCGGTCGACCAAAAGCCAAGCGATCTGACTCCGAAGCAAGAAATGAAACCGCTCAACATACCGCAGATGCCGACGCTGGCTAGCCTACAGAGCGTTGTAgcggagaaggagaagaaggaatTGAGTCAATCGGTGCCGCAACCACAGCAACAGCCGCACTATTACGGTGGCTATGGCGGTTACATGCCTCCCGGTTATCCGTATCAGCCACCGCAGCCGGTAtcacaacaacagcagcaacagcagcaacaacaacagcaggcGCAAGAGCAAGAAATGCACGAGCAGAAGACAAAGATCAAGCAGGAGCCGCAGacgcagcaacagcagcagcagcagcctAGCTTGAAGGACAAGCAACACGAGAATCATCAAATATTGAAGGAGAGTATCGAGATGAAGAGTCAAATGAGCCCGTATCACGTGTACCATGGTGGACAGAGTCAGAGGGCGGCACCTCCACCGCCACCGTCAGCACCGATACAGGATGATCGAAGGTATTACCTGTATCCGGGCGACCAGAGGCGAAAGGAGGAGGCGAGTAAGCAGAGTCAACAGGCGAAACCACCTCCTCCGAGTCCGAAGCATCAACCGAAGCAGGAGAAGCCGCAAGACTTGGGAAAGAACGACGATTCGAAGAACAAGCAGGAGGGCGTGAAGCCAACAATGGAAACACAAGGACCACCGCCACCGCCCACGTCGCAGTACGCCTACATTCATCCGGGTTACATGCAACCGCAACACTACAGCGCGTTGCCATTTGACCCTGGTCATCCGATGTATCGCGGGCTCAGCCCGATGCTGGTTCCCGGACCGTATTCCGGCAACCCGTATCTTCATCAACTACCGAGGTATCACGCGCCGGAGGATCTCAGTAGACCGCCCGGTGGCAAAGCCCTCGATCTGCTTCAACACCATGCCAATCAGTATTATTCGGCGCACAAGATACACGAGCTTCAGGAGCGTGCGCTCAAATCGCCTACCCCGAAAACGTCCGCGGCTTCTGCCAGTCCTTCGTCAGCAGGACCGACGCCCTCGCGGCCGCCGAGCGGACCGCCTAGTTCGGTCGCTGGACCAGGTCCACCGCAATCGCAAGCCCAGCAAGCCCAAACGAAGCAGCAAAGTCAATCGGGAGGGCAACAGTCTCAACAGCAACAGCCGCCACCGGTCGACGCTGGCACCGGAACATTGACCAAGGACAATAGATCACCCCCACCCCAGCGGCACGTGCATACGCATCATCATACGCACGTTGGCCTAGGCTATCCCCTATTGACCGGACAATATCCCGCCCCTTACGGAG atctcaatatatttttaacgatgcACGCACAAGGTTATGTTTTATAA